One Flavobacterium cerinum genomic window, CAACCCGGCCTTGTTTAGCGGAAATAATAACGGAACTTCCGGATTTTATTGGTCCGGGTAGGAGAATTCGCGATGAACGACATGGGCCAACCAGTTGGGTTTCGATCACTTTAACCGAAGGGAAATACCGTCAGGTGCGTAAAATGACAGCCGCAGTGGGATTTCCTACGTTGCGATTAGTACGGGTTCGGGTAGGAAATTTATCCTTGCAAAATCTTAACGCCGGAACGGTTCGGGAAGTAGATCATTTTGATTTGCCGGAACAGGTATAAAAAGTACTCTCATCCGGAATTATCTCTTTAAAAATGATATTCCGTTTACCTTTCCATTCTGAATATTGTCTACATTTGATGTTCTAAACGAAGCAAACAAAAAACACAAATTATGGCAACAGTAAATCCTTATTTAACATTCAACGGCACCTGTGAGGCAGCCTTTGATTTCTATCAGTCGGTATTTGGCGGCGAGTTTCAGTACAAAGGGAAATTTAAAGATATGCCTTCGGAAGAACCGATAGCAGATTCTTTAAAAGAAAAAATCATGCACGTGAGCTTGCCAATCGGCGGAGCAGTATTAATGGGAAGTGATTCCGGTGAAGGTTGTGGCGGTCACGCAGTTACAGTTGGTGATAATATCTCAGTTTCGA contains:
- a CDS encoding VOC family protein, whose translation is MATVNPYLTFNGTCEAAFDFYQSVFGGEFQYKGKFKDMPSEEPIADSLKEKIMHVSLPIGGAVLMGSDSGEGCGGHAVTVGDNISVSINTDSEDEAKRIFEGLSAGGKVTMPLEKTFWGALFGMFTDKFGINWMVNYDYGQQE